Part of the Leclercia sp. AS011 genome is shown below.
ACTTTATGGATTTTAATAAGATTAATTTCATTCGTTCCATTAAATATTCGGAATTTCCTTAGTCCTGAAATAATCTTATCCTGGATACCGCTTAATAGCCAGTTATCACTAACTACCAGAATTGCATCAAATTAATTCAGCGGCTAAGCAATTCTTATCAATTAAAGCCGGCTAACTAATACCATTTCGGATGAAAGAGAATGTCGCGCCGGGCGGCGCGACAGGATTATATACGTCGGGCCTGCCAGAAATTCTTGCGCCAGTAGACGTTATTGAGGGAGGAGCGCATCACGCCGCGGCTGGTGGAGGCATGAATAAACTGATTATCGGTATCGTATATCCCGACGTGCAGCCCGCTTTCGCCGGAGCCGGTTTTAAAGAACACCAGATCGCCCGGGAGCAGCTCATCTTTATCGATTTCGGTGCCAATCGTCGCCTGCTGACGCGTTTCGCGCGGTAGCTGCAACGCAAACTGGTCGCGGAAGGTCAACAGCACAAATCCCGAACAATCAATCCCGCCACGGGACATGCCGCCGTAGCGATACGGGGTGCCGCTCCAGTGATGCAGCTGATCGTTGAGCCCTGCAATCACGGCGATAGAATCAGACAGCCGCGCGTTAGGTGGCGGTGCGCGATGGCTGCTGCATCCTGCAAGAAATAGCGCGGCCACAAGAAGAAAACAGAATCGCATTCCTGACGAATCCTCTGATTTTTTGTGCTTTCCGTAATTTAGCCTGTGAATATGTCGCGACGCAACAAGCGGCTATTCCTGAGAAGTCGAAATGATCATTCTGTGACCTTCGATATCCAGACGGCGGAACGGCATGTCGTAGGCTTTTGCCAGATTTGGCGGCGTCAGCACGCTGTCGCGCGTGCCGCTGGCAATCAGCTGACCCTGCTTCAGCAGCCAGACGCGATGGGCGTGGCGCAGCGTATGGTTTAGATCGTGACTGCTCATCACCACCGCAATTCCCTGCCGGGACAGTGCGC
Proteins encoded:
- a CDS encoding NlpC/P60 family protein; its protein translation is MRFCFLLVAALFLAGCSSHRAPPPNARLSDSIAVIAGLNDQLHHWSGTPYRYGGMSRGGIDCSGFVLLTFRDQFALQLPRETRQQATIGTEIDKDELLPGDLVFFKTGSGESGLHVGIYDTDNQFIHASTSRGVMRSSLNNVYWRKNFWQARRI